From a region of the Pongo pygmaeus isolate AG05252 chromosome 5, NHGRI_mPonPyg2-v2.0_pri, whole genome shotgun sequence genome:
- the PRL gene encoding prolactin isoform X2, protein MNIKGSPWKGSLLLLLVSNLLLCQSVAPLPICPGGAARCQVTLRDLFDRAVVLSHYIHNLSSEMFSEFDKRYTHGRGFITKAINSCHTSSLATPEDKEQAQQINQKDFLSLIVSILRSWNEPLYHLVTEVRGMQEAPEAILSKAVEIEEQTKRLLEGMELIVSQVHPETKENEIYPVWSGLPSLQMDDEESRLSAYYNLLHCLRRDSHKIDNYLKLLKCRIIHNNNC, encoded by the exons ATGAACATCAAAGGATCGCCATGGAAAG GgtccctcctgctgctgctggtgtCAAACCTGCTCCTGTGCCAGAGCGTGGCCCCCTTGCCCATCTGTCCCGGCGGGGCTGCCAGATGCCAGGTGACCCTTCGAGACCTGTTTGACCGCGCAGTCGTCCTGTCCCACTACATCCATAACCTCTCCTCAGAAATGTTCAGCGAATTT GATAAACGGTATACCCATGGCCGGGGGTTCATCACCAAGGCCATCAACAGCTGCCACACTTCTTCCCTTGCCACCCCCGAAGACAAGGAGCAAGCCCAACAGATCAAT CAAAAAGACTTTCTGAGCCTGATAGTCAGCATATTGCGATCCTGGAATGAGCCTCTGTATCATCTAGTCACGGAAGTACGTGGTATGCAAGAAGCCCCAGAGGCTATCCTATCCAAAGCCGTAGAGATTGAGGAGCAAACCAAACGGCTTCTAGAGGGCATGGAGCTGATAGTCAGCCAG gttcatcctgaaaccaaagaAAATGAGATCTACCCTGTCTGGTCGGGACTTCCATCCCTGCAGATGGATGATGAAGAGTCTCGCCTTTCTGCTTATTATAACCTGCTCCACTGCCTACGCAGGGATTCACATAAAATCGACAATTATCTCAAGCTCCTGAAGTGCCGAATCATCCACAACAACAACTGCTAA
- the PRL gene encoding prolactin isoform X1 — protein sequence MNIKGSPWKAGSLLLLLVSNLLLCQSVAPLPICPGGAARCQVTLRDLFDRAVVLSHYIHNLSSEMFSEFDKRYTHGRGFITKAINSCHTSSLATPEDKEQAQQINQKDFLSLIVSILRSWNEPLYHLVTEVRGMQEAPEAILSKAVEIEEQTKRLLEGMELIVSQVHPETKENEIYPVWSGLPSLQMDDEESRLSAYYNLLHCLRRDSHKIDNYLKLLKCRIIHNNNC from the exons ATGAACATCAAAGGATCGCCATGGAAAG CAGGgtccctcctgctgctgctggtgtCAAACCTGCTCCTGTGCCAGAGCGTGGCCCCCTTGCCCATCTGTCCCGGCGGGGCTGCCAGATGCCAGGTGACCCTTCGAGACCTGTTTGACCGCGCAGTCGTCCTGTCCCACTACATCCATAACCTCTCCTCAGAAATGTTCAGCGAATTT GATAAACGGTATACCCATGGCCGGGGGTTCATCACCAAGGCCATCAACAGCTGCCACACTTCTTCCCTTGCCACCCCCGAAGACAAGGAGCAAGCCCAACAGATCAAT CAAAAAGACTTTCTGAGCCTGATAGTCAGCATATTGCGATCCTGGAATGAGCCTCTGTATCATCTAGTCACGGAAGTACGTGGTATGCAAGAAGCCCCAGAGGCTATCCTATCCAAAGCCGTAGAGATTGAGGAGCAAACCAAACGGCTTCTAGAGGGCATGGAGCTGATAGTCAGCCAG gttcatcctgaaaccaaagaAAATGAGATCTACCCTGTCTGGTCGGGACTTCCATCCCTGCAGATGGATGATGAAGAGTCTCGCCTTTCTGCTTATTATAACCTGCTCCACTGCCTACGCAGGGATTCACATAAAATCGACAATTATCTCAAGCTCCTGAAGTGCCGAATCATCCACAACAACAACTGCTAA